From Halodesulfovibrio aestuarii DSM 17919 = ATCC 29578, the proteins below share one genomic window:
- a CDS encoding aldehyde ferredoxin oxidoreductase N-terminal domain-containing protein produces the protein MKMDPNFSRVLHVELTTGKSSVLMIEDRHMHIGGSGLAAVLYERYGVLDAPADDPRQPLIFAIGPLTGFYPLMSKVVCGFRSPYSGEWAESHAGGRLALSIRFAGYDALMITGKAKQLSALIIGSRSCEVEGVTYLRGKDVFATGKFLRRFGKKNSGHRSAIRIGQAGERGVAYACINVDSFRHFGRLGSGAAMGFKNLKGIVVSGDGAFDLPEGKAYADMMKDIYQDITETGKMKKYHDLGTPQNLIPLNELQALPWNNLQKTHDDRVDNISGETFAKQLLLRQVACAGCPVGCIHIGLLRQQFANEHEFLYKQVSYDYEPIFAQGSMLGITSAADVLALLDETEKLGLDCMSAGVALAWAAEATEKGIVSKEETIVDLKFGEMKGFLNGLKFIATGENAFYQALSRGSMAAAKLYGGEEFACVLGQEMAGYATGEVFFVASAYGFRHSHLDTGGYAFDQNNTEKNAGKAVEFMLEDERGRIYINSMMGCLFARGTYGPEKLKDALTAAGFGNIADNLEAAGKYIQKLRWQLKCKTGFDVDAVKIPKRFTEVVTWKGGIDTGYMDEVATLYATAIKEMAYGKE, from the coding sequence ATGAAAATGGATCCAAACTTTTCCCGTGTATTGCATGTAGAGCTTACTACAGGCAAAAGCAGCGTGTTAATGATTGAAGACCGCCATATGCACATTGGTGGCAGTGGCCTTGCGGCTGTTTTATATGAAAGATACGGAGTACTCGACGCCCCTGCAGATGACCCGCGCCAACCGCTTATTTTCGCAATTGGCCCCCTTACAGGGTTTTACCCGTTAATGAGTAAAGTCGTGTGTGGTTTTCGTTCTCCGTACTCCGGAGAGTGGGCAGAAAGCCATGCCGGTGGCCGTCTTGCTTTGTCTATTCGTTTTGCGGGATACGATGCTTTGATGATTACCGGTAAGGCAAAGCAGTTAAGTGCCCTTATTATTGGTTCACGTTCCTGTGAAGTGGAAGGTGTGACATACCTTCGTGGAAAAGATGTCTTTGCTACGGGTAAGTTCTTGCGTCGTTTTGGTAAAAAAAATTCAGGACATCGTTCTGCTATCCGCATAGGTCAAGCAGGAGAGCGTGGTGTTGCCTACGCTTGTATCAATGTAGATTCATTTCGTCATTTTGGCCGTCTGGGTTCCGGTGCAGCCATGGGCTTTAAGAACCTTAAAGGTATTGTCGTTTCCGGAGACGGGGCTTTCGACCTTCCTGAGGGAAAAGCCTATGCCGATATGATGAAAGATATTTATCAAGATATCACTGAAACAGGTAAAATGAAGAAGTACCATGACTTAGGTACTCCACAAAACTTGATTCCGTTGAACGAATTACAAGCGCTCCCATGGAACAACTTACAGAAAACGCACGACGACCGTGTGGACAATATTTCCGGTGAAACCTTTGCAAAGCAGCTTCTGCTCCGGCAGGTTGCATGCGCAGGGTGTCCTGTAGGGTGTATTCATATTGGGCTGTTGCGACAGCAGTTTGCAAATGAGCATGAGTTTCTCTACAAACAAGTGTCCTATGACTACGAACCGATATTTGCGCAGGGTAGCATGCTTGGTATTACCAGTGCCGCTGATGTACTTGCCTTGTTAGATGAAACAGAAAAACTTGGTCTTGACTGTATGAGCGCAGGTGTTGCTCTTGCATGGGCAGCAGAAGCTACAGAAAAAGGTATTGTTTCTAAAGAAGAAACCATTGTTGATCTCAAGTTCGGAGAGATGAAAGGCTTCCTCAACGGGCTTAAATTTATTGCTACTGGTGAGAATGCATTCTATCAGGCGCTTTCCCGTGGTTCTATGGCTGCTGCAAAGCTATATGGTGGTGAAGAATTTGCCTGCGTTCTCGGGCAGGAAATGGCAGGTTATGCAACTGGTGAAGTTTTCTTTGTTGCCTCTGCCTATGGCTTCCGTCATTCGCATCTCGACACTGGCGGGTATGCATTTGACCAGAACAACACAGAAAAGAATGCCGGAAAAGCTGTTGAGTTTATGCTTGAAGATGAGCGTGGCCGAATTTATATTAACAGTATGATGGGGTGTCTTTTTGCCCGTGGTACTTACGGGCCGGAAAAGTTGAAAGATGCGTTGACTGCCGCAGGTTTTGGCAACATTGCCGATAACCTTGAAGCTGCTGGTAAGTATATTCAAAAGTTGCGGTGGCAGTTAAAGTGTAAAACTGGATTTGATGTGGATGCAGTTAAGATTCCGAAGCGTTTTACCGAAGTAGTTACATGGAAGGGTGGAATTGACACCGGGTACATGGACGAAGTAGCAACACTGTATGCCACGGCCATTAAAGAGATGGCTTATGGCAAAGAGTAG
- the hflC gene encoding protease modulator HflC: MNKTTTPILILLVLLIAVVFQSAFIVQQTEKAIVLQLGKPDNNVYAPGLHFKIPFIQNVIYFDSRLLEYDAQPAEALTKDKKALVLDNYARWRIVNPLLFYQTVRTIPGAQARLDDIVYSQLRAALGRYTLTEIVSTERDTIMQMVTKRSSSLIKAYGIEIVDVRIKRTDLPPENQRAIFGRMRAERERQAKQYRSEGQQESITIKSLANRQRTVIIAKANKEAEIIRGQGDAIATKIYAESLGKDEEFYNFQRSLEAYKDSFKNNTRIIVTPDNKFLQEMQ; encoded by the coding sequence ATGAATAAAACAACTACTCCAATTCTAATTCTGCTGGTTCTCCTTATCGCTGTAGTATTTCAATCTGCTTTCATTGTTCAGCAGACTGAAAAGGCGATTGTTCTCCAGCTTGGTAAGCCGGACAACAATGTTTATGCACCGGGTCTGCATTTCAAAATTCCGTTCATTCAGAACGTCATCTACTTTGATTCGCGCCTTCTGGAATACGATGCACAGCCTGCAGAAGCCCTCACAAAAGACAAAAAAGCTCTTGTGCTGGACAACTACGCTCGCTGGCGCATCGTGAACCCTCTTCTCTTCTACCAGACCGTGCGAACTATTCCGGGTGCACAGGCACGACTAGACGATATTGTATACTCCCAGTTACGTGCAGCACTTGGTCGTTACACATTGACTGAAATCGTTTCGACTGAACGTGACACAATCATGCAAATGGTTACCAAGCGTTCATCCAGTTTGATTAAAGCATACGGTATCGAAATTGTTGATGTGCGAATTAAACGTACCGACCTTCCACCAGAAAACCAGCGTGCTATTTTCGGACGTATGCGTGCAGAACGTGAACGTCAGGCAAAGCAGTACCGTTCTGAAGGTCAACAGGAATCAATCACCATTAAATCTCTTGCAAACAGACAGCGTACAGTCATTATTGCGAAGGCAAACAAAGAAGCCGAGATCATCCGAGGTCAAGGCGATGCAATCGCAACAAAAATCTACGCGGAATCGCTTGGCAAAGATGAAGAGTTCTACAACTTCCAGCGATCACTTGAAGCTTACAAAGACAGCTTTAAAAACAACACTCGCATTATCGTGACACCGGACAATAAGTTCCTTCAAGAAATGCAGTAA
- a CDS encoding 4Fe-4S binding protein, translating to MKRLEAVRMEQCIGCHSCSLACARLVHKKLSWNTAGIRISSAGGLTTGFEAHICVACDPAPCAEVCPTEALKQRKGGGVIVTHDKCIKCGKCAEVCPVDAIYYETESDLPYLCIHCGRCVPFCPHNCIELRDIPAREEG from the coding sequence ATGAAAAGACTTGAAGCAGTTCGTATGGAGCAATGCATCGGATGCCATTCCTGTTCATTGGCCTGCGCACGGCTAGTCCATAAAAAATTGTCATGGAATACGGCTGGAATTCGTATCTCTTCTGCCGGAGGATTAACAACCGGTTTTGAAGCTCATATTTGTGTGGCATGTGACCCCGCACCCTGTGCTGAAGTGTGCCCGACAGAAGCCCTAAAGCAACGAAAGGGCGGCGGAGTTATTGTAACGCATGATAAGTGTATTAAATGTGGCAAATGCGCAGAAGTCTGCCCTGTGGATGCTATTTATTATGAAACGGAAAGCGATTTGCCATATCTGTGTATTCATTGCGGGCGTTGTGTGCCTTTCTGTCCGCATAATTGTATAGAGCTGCGTGACATTCCAGCACGCGAAGAAGGGTAA
- the hflK gene encoding FtsH protease activity modulator HflK: MNWDWEKLQEKRQRQSGHGPNWGGTPPEGNDSDPIGDGLKKLRGINFPAGKFVLALVVLLWLASGIYIVQPDEEGVVLQFGKYVATTGPGPHYHLPYPVETVYKPKVSQIRRVEVGFRSTGKASSFQQGQSRTVKAESLMLTGDENIVDVQFIIQYRISNAVDYLFNVTQQSVTVKSAAEAAMREIIGHNKIDNALTEGKLKIQNDCRQLLQDILNRYKAGIQIVAVQMQDVHPPKEVVDAFKDVASAREDRSRIINEAEAYSNDILPKAHGAAAEIVNQAQAYKESTVNKAQGDASRFLAILAEYNQAKSITRKRMYLEAMESVFSGSGVNKVIVPNKGVTPTIPFLPLSDGSTKGSK; encoded by the coding sequence ATGAATTGGGATTGGGAAAAACTGCAAGAAAAGCGGCAGAGGCAATCGGGTCATGGCCCAAACTGGGGTGGAACACCTCCAGAGGGAAATGATTCTGACCCGATAGGTGATGGCCTAAAGAAACTCCGGGGAATTAACTTTCCTGCGGGCAAGTTCGTTCTTGCCTTAGTAGTTCTTCTTTGGCTCGCATCAGGCATTTACATTGTGCAACCTGACGAAGAAGGTGTTGTGCTCCAGTTCGGCAAATATGTTGCCACAACAGGACCTGGACCACATTACCATCTTCCTTACCCTGTTGAGACAGTTTATAAACCTAAAGTGTCTCAAATTCGTCGTGTTGAGGTCGGGTTCCGCTCTACTGGCAAAGCATCATCTTTCCAGCAAGGACAGTCCCGTACCGTCAAGGCGGAGTCACTCATGCTTACTGGTGATGAGAACATCGTCGATGTTCAGTTCATTATTCAGTACCGCATCAGCAATGCTGTGGATTACCTTTTCAACGTTACTCAACAGTCCGTCACTGTCAAAAGCGCCGCTGAAGCCGCAATGCGCGAAATTATCGGCCACAACAAAATTGACAACGCTTTGACTGAAGGGAAACTGAAAATTCAGAACGATTGCCGCCAACTGCTGCAGGATATTCTGAATCGTTACAAAGCAGGTATCCAGATTGTTGCTGTGCAAATGCAGGACGTACATCCACCAAAAGAAGTTGTTGACGCATTCAAAGACGTTGCCAGCGCCCGTGAAGACCGCAGCCGCATTATTAATGAAGCTGAGGCCTACAGTAACGACATTCTGCCAAAAGCACACGGTGCCGCAGCAGAGATTGTTAACCAGGCACAGGCATACAAAGAGTCTACCGTTAACAAAGCTCAGGGTGATGCATCACGATTCCTTGCAATCCTTGCTGAGTATAATCAGGCTAAATCTATCACCAGAAAAAGAATGTACTTAGAAGCCATGGAAAGCGTTTTCAGCGGTTCCGGAGTCAACAAAGTCATTGTTCCTAACAAAGGCGTCACTCCAACTATTCCATTTTTACCACTCAGCGACGGCAGTACGAAGGGGAGTAAGTAA
- a CDS encoding TPM domain-containing protein, with protein sequence MGFFRNKRGPLVRANSSGEFFLRAMLLVAVFVVVAAAFWFQTEYSFKEIRSRGTVYDQTETLTAAQKTALREFASALRETHGLKLRVQVRNTPVVLPAKLDTKTVFIGINPYTRQVLVEFPPLLRKALGADYMYHLQNEYFIPYFEKNQWQLGLATALQKLWDDMGGK encoded by the coding sequence ATGGGGTTTTTTAGAAATAAACGCGGCCCGTTAGTCCGCGCCAACTCTTCTGGTGAATTTTTTTTGCGTGCGATGTTGCTGGTTGCAGTCTTCGTAGTAGTAGCCGCAGCATTTTGGTTTCAGACTGAGTATAGTTTCAAGGAGATTCGCTCTCGGGGAACTGTGTATGATCAGACAGAAACGCTGACGGCAGCCCAAAAAACGGCATTGCGTGAGTTTGCCTCGGCGCTTCGGGAAACACATGGGTTAAAGTTACGTGTTCAGGTGCGCAATACTCCGGTGGTTCTGCCGGCTAAGCTGGACACGAAGACTGTATTTATCGGCATTAATCCGTATACCCGTCAGGTGCTTGTAGAATTTCCTCCGCTGCTGCGTAAGGCGTTGGGAGCAGATTACATGTACCATCTGCAAAATGAATACTTCATACCGTATTTTGAAAAGAACCAATGGCAACTGGGATTAGCTACAGCGCTTCAAAAATTATGGGATGACATGGGCGGGAAATAG
- a CDS encoding LexA family transcriptional regulator, with protein sequence MSTFDEVFERIKLATNTRTQVELAEVLDIRQSSISDAKRRDSVPSDWYMKLFEKFGLNPDWLKKGVGPMYLRTEEDGYQPVEGPAAGRVFENPAKFGDPDARSAVVTIHSMQDVEVSDEADEARRFTSVGKLSIPQSFAGATIQIFRVDACSMEPLIKKGAYVGLDTAQTNILSGEIYGVYVPYEGISIKRIFLDAANQRFILRSENPVHPEQYLPMDRCKKDVVGRVVWNLQTM encoded by the coding sequence GTGTCCACCTTTGATGAAGTTTTTGAACGTATAAAACTGGCTACAAACACCAGAACTCAGGTTGAACTGGCTGAAGTACTTGATATTCGTCAATCAAGCATCTCGGACGCCAAGCGTCGAGACTCTGTTCCTTCTGACTGGTACATGAAACTATTTGAAAAGTTTGGCCTTAATCCAGATTGGCTTAAGAAAGGCGTCGGCCCTATGTACCTGCGTACAGAAGAAGACGGCTACCAGCCAGTTGAAGGCCCTGCTGCAGGACGGGTTTTTGAAAACCCGGCTAAATTTGGTGATCCAGATGCACGCAGCGCTGTTGTAACAATTCACTCCATGCAAGATGTTGAAGTTTCTGACGAAGCTGATGAAGCTCGCCGCTTTACCAGTGTTGGCAAACTTTCCATCCCACAATCTTTTGCTGGTGCGACCATTCAAATTTTCCGAGTTGATGCGTGCAGCATGGAACCTCTCATAAAAAAAGGTGCCTACGTTGGTCTTGATACAGCTCAAACCAACATCCTTTCCGGAGAGATCTATGGTGTATACGTCCCATACGAAGGAATCTCCATCAAACGTATTTTCCTTGATGCAGCAAACCAGCGTTTTATTCTACGCAGTGAAAACCCTGTTCACCCTGAGCAGTACCTGCCAATGGATCGTTGTAAAAAAGACGTTGTTGGACGTGTCGTCTGGAACCTTCAGACAATGTAG